The genomic segment CGGGTATGAAGTGAAGGCGATCGTGCGCCGCAATGGCGAACTGGTCCGCCGTCTTGATCTCTCTTATGCGGGCGAGACCAGCCAGTTTGCCGGCAGCCTGCCCATTGAGGCGCCAGGCACGTATGATGTTGTTGTTTATGCTTATGATCCGGCGAATGGCAATACCGGCCTGGACCGCACCACTTTCACCGTGACAAAATAAAACCGACGCCCCCGTCCTATGACGATCAGGGCGGGGGCAGAAGTTTGGATCAGGCGAGCCTCAGACCGTGCTGAACGATGAGGACGGCCAGGGCCATAAAGCAGACAATCTGGGTCAAAAAGAAAATAAAACGTACAAGCGCCACGCGGTTTGTTTGCGTAAAACAGATATGGGTGACGGATTGGGCAACACGGGCTACAAGAACAATGACGGACAGGATGTCTGCAAGTGGGGTGGAGATGCCGCTGACATAGAGGGCAAAAACGATCACGGCAAAGACCGGCAGATTTTCCACACAATTGGCATGAGCCCGCATGGACCGCAGATAGAAGTCCTGGCCTTCAACCTGGTCGGCCCGGAACTCCTTGATTTCTACCCGTCCCGTCAGAATCCGGCTCCAGCGGTAAATCCCGACACTGAGAAACAGCACGAGAACGGTCCAGACCGCAAAACCCAGCAGCATCCATAGGGGTAATGTCATTTCATCTCTCCTGTTCAGGCAGTTTGTCGTAAAATGTTATGAAAGAGGGGCTGTCTCGCTTGTTGCCCGAGGGGAGATCCCGCCGAACAGATAGGACAGCGGTCTGCTGCCCGTGGACGTTGCTCTGTCAGACGGTGGTCTCATCCCTGAGGGACATGTGGACGGCCCGCACGCCTACAGGGCATTTAAGGGGATTTTCAGGTAGGAGATGCCGTTGTCCTCTTGCGGCGGAAATTCACCGGCCCGGATATTGACCTGCACGGAAGGCAGGATCAAGGTTGGCATGTCAAGGGTGGCGTCCCGCGCCGTGCGCATGGCGACAAAGTCCTCTTCCGTAATGCCGTCATGGACATGGACATTGTGGCGGCGCTCCGCTTCGACCGTGCTTTCCCAGACATACTCGTCCCGCCCCGGAGCCTTGTAATCATGGCACATGAACAGCCGCGTTTCAGGCGGCAAAGAAAATATTTTCTGGATGGAATGGTACAGGGTCCGGGCATTGCCGCCCGGGAAATCGGCCCGTGCCGTGCCGTAATCCGGCATGAACAGCGTATCCCCGACAAAGGCGGCATCCCCAATCACATAAGTGAGGCAGGCCGGCGTATGGCCTGGCGTATGCATCACCCGCCCTTCGAGCGTGCCGATCCGGAAGGTTTCGCCATCCCGGAACAGGTGATCGAACTGGGAACCGTCTATGGCAAAGCCGGCCTCCAGATTAAAGACACCCTTGAAAATCTTTTGAACCTCACGAATATGTTCGCCAATGGCAATGCGCCCACCAAGTTTTTCTTTCAGATAAGGGGCGGCGCTCAGATGGTCGGCATGGGCATGGGTTTCCAGAATCCATTCCACTTCCAGGCCGTATTCCGAAATATGGGCAATGATGGCATCGGCGGAATGGGTATCGGTGCGCCCCGATTTAGGGTCATAATCGAGAACGGAGTCGATGATGGCGCATTTGCGGCTGTTGGGGTCTGTGACCACATAGGAAACCGTGTTGGTGGTTTCGTCAAAAAATGAGTTTACAGTCGGGCTCATCGGTTGCACCTCGGATGTGTTGGGTTTGTCCTGTGCAGAAAGGATCTGCTTCACAATTTACTTGACAATATATGCATAGTTATGAATATATGCAAGTATGAAGATTGAAAAGATTCAGAACTCGGCAGAAAAAGCCGCCGATCTGATGCGTTCCCTCTCCCATGAGAAACGCCTGATGCTTCTGTGTCAGCTGGTGGAGGGGGAAAAGAGCGTCGGTGCCCTTGCGACGGCTCTGGGCATTACCCAGGCCAATGCCTCGCAGCAGCTGGCGCTGTTGCGCAAGGATGGTCTGGTGCAGACCCGGCGCGAGGGGCAGACCATCTATTATTCCCTGGCCGGCCATGAGGCCCGGCGGGTGATCGAAGTTCTGTATGAACTTTACTGTGAACCGGTGTCACCTGAAAAACAGACAGCAGGTACAGGAGAAGATGATGAATAACGACATCAGGAACGAAACCGCCGCAGGATTGCAGGAGATTCAGCCCGACGAACTGAAACGGCGGATGGAGGCGCGGGACGTGCTGCTGATTGATGTGCGCGAACCTGGAGAATTTGAGGCCGAGCGTATTCCCGGTGCCGTGTTATACCCCCTGTCCGAATTTGACCCGCGCTGCCTGCCGGCCGAAGTCTTTCCTTCGGTGGTGTTGATGTGCGGGTCAGGGAAACGTTCAGCGACGGCGGCCTGCAGGGTTCTGGACAGTGGCGTTGGGCGGACAACACATCTGGCGGGCGGTATCATGGCCTGGAAAAAGGCGAACCTGCCGACCATCAGCTTTGATCCGGCGACCGGTGGTTGGCGTCGGGGTCCGGCTGCTTGATCCCGTGTCTAATTTCGTGCCAGATCCTGTGTCTGATCCCGTGCCAGATTCCATAACCGACAACAATCCGGACGTGAAACAGGCTCGTCCCCGCCCTGTGTGGGAAAAACTTATCCCGGCCAGCCAGTGGCTGAAGGGATATGGGCGCAAGGACGTGGCGGCTGATCTGCTGGCGGCTGTGATTGTCACTATTATGCTAATCCCCCAGAGCCTGGCCTATGCCCTGCTGGCGGGATTACCGCCGGAAGTCGGCCTTTATGCCAGTATGAGTCCGCTGTTGCTTTATGCCTTGTTCGGGTCAAGCCGCACTCTGGCGGTGGGGCCTGTGGCGGTAGTCTCCCTCATGACGGCGTCCGCCGTGGGGAATGTGGCGGTCCCCGGCACCACCGAATATGTCGGGGCGGCGCTGGTTCTGGCTTTTCTCTCTGGTCTGTTTCTGGTGCTGATGGGAATCCTGCGATTGGGGTTCCTTGCTAATCTGCTCAGTCATCCTGTCATTTCCGGATTCATTACCGCCTCGGGCATTTTGATTGCCGCCAGCCAGATCAAACATGTGTTGGGTGTGGATGCAGGTGGTGCGACGCTGGGGGAGATTGCCCTTTCCCTGATGACCCGCTTCGGCCAGATCAATATGCCGACAGCGGCGATTGGGGGGAGCGCTATTCTGTTTTTGTTTTGGGTCCGCAATAACCTGAAACCCTTCCTCCTGCGCATGGGAATAAGCGACTATGCCGCCGCCATGATTGCCCGGGCCGGCCCGGTGGCAGCGGTCCTCGCTTCGATCCTT from the Luteithermobacter gelatinilyticus genome contains:
- a CDS encoding rhodanese-like domain-containing protein gives rise to the protein MMNNDIRNETAAGLQEIQPDELKRRMEARDVLLIDVREPGEFEAERIPGAVLYPLSEFDPRCLPAEVFPSVVLMCGSGKRSATAACRVLDSGVGRTTHLAGGIMAWKKANLPTISFDPATGGWRRGPAA
- a CDS encoding MBL fold metallo-hydrolase, which translates into the protein MSPTVNSFFDETTNTVSYVVTDPNSRKCAIIDSVLDYDPKSGRTDTHSADAIIAHISEYGLEVEWILETHAHADHLSAAPYLKEKLGGRIAIGEHIREVQKIFKGVFNLEAGFAIDGSQFDHLFRDGETFRIGTLEGRVMHTPGHTPACLTYVIGDAAFVGDTLFMPDYGTARADFPGGNARTLYHSIQKIFSLPPETRLFMCHDYKAPGRDEYVWESTVEAERRHNVHVHDGITEEDFVAMRTARDATLDMPTLILPSVQVNIRAGEFPPQEDNGISYLKIPLNAL
- a CDS encoding MAPEG family protein; translated protein: MTLPLWMLLGFAVWTVLVLFLSVGIYRWSRILTGRVEIKEFRADQVEGQDFYLRSMRAHANCVENLPVFAVIVFALYVSGISTPLADILSVIVLVARVAQSVTHICFTQTNRVALVRFIFFLTQIVCFMALAVLIVQHGLRLA
- a CDS encoding ArsR/SmtB family transcription factor, with the protein product MKIEKIQNSAEKAADLMRSLSHEKRLMLLCQLVEGEKSVGALATALGITQANASQQLALLRKDGLVQTRREGQTIYYSLAGHEARRVIEVLYELYCEPVSPEKQTAGTGEDDE